In Neisseria perflava, the DNA window TTTTTTCTCTCCTAATGTTCAGTGAATAGCAATCTTTCGCGATTGATTCTTTCATTTTATCTTTTTTTGATACAAACGTAAAAAATTTTACAGTTATTAATATATTGTTACGATATATCATCTGTTGATATATAAGCCTATTTTATTTTTCAGACGGCCTTTCATCTATAATTCATTTATTTTCAGCGAGAACTTCAAACCCTTCCGGCAATGTAAAATATCGAATTTTTCAGCCGTAACAGGTAACATGGAAACAAAGGGATGGGTTCTTCAAACAAACAGGTACTGCAATGGGAAAACAAGCCAGACTTTATATGGTTCGCAGCACGCAAGGTGCGCTTTATGATGTATTTTTTGAACGCGGTGTGGCGGCGTTGGCCTGGCCCATGCTGGCCGAAGCGGCGGCCAAGGGTTTTGGCCGTGAGAAACTGACGGATATTTACCGTTCGGCCGTGCCGGATGTGAAATTGAGAACAGCGCAATCGGGTGCGGCTCAGATGTGGCGGTTTTCCAACGAGTTGGCCGATGGAGATGCCGTACTGACCTACTCGCCTGCCCTGCGCCGTTATCGGATCGGCAGGATTACAGGCGGCGCAGTACATTGTCCGCAATGGGACGATGAGAAAATGTCGCTGGTGCGGCCTGTTGAGTGGCTGGGCGAAGTATGCCGTGATGATTTGAGCGTGGCAGCACAACGGGCTTTGGGTAGCGTGGCAACTTTGTTTGCAGTATCGGAAGTGTGTGCGGCAGAAATTTTTGAACGCGTGGGTTTTCAGACGGCCTAAAAAGGGAAAGGAAACAGCATTATGTGGAACACCATACAGGAATGGCTGAACGCTTTGCCTGTCAGTGAAGAAATCATCAAATCGGCTTTGATGTCGATGGTGATGATTGTGGCCGTCATTGCCGGGCGCAGCATTTTGCTCTCGGCTCATTTTCGCAGCCATCCGGATTTGAGCATCGAAAACAAACGCCGTTCGCTGGTGGTCAGTCGCAACATCACCATGCTGCTGCTCTTGTTCGGGCTGGCGATGATTTGGGCGGCGCAGATTCAAACTTTGGCGTTGTCGATGTTTGCGGTAGCTGCGGCAATTGTGGTGGCGACCAAAGAATTGATTATGTGTTTGTCCGGCAGCATCCTGCGCTCGGTAACCAAACAATATTCCATCGGCGACTACATCGAAATCAACGGCCTGCGCGGACGGGTGGTCGATATCAATATGCTGAACACGCTGATGATGCAAATCGGCCCCAATCCGTTGATTGGCCAGCTTTCCGGCAAAACACTCTCGTTTCCCAACAGCCTGCTTCTGAGCCACACCGTGCGCCGCGACAATATTTTGGGCGATTATGTAATTCATACGGTGGAAATTCCCGTACCGATTCATTTGGATTCGGACGAAATCATCGGCCGTCTGAAAGATGTTCTTGAGCCATTGTGCGAGCCTTATGTCCCTGCCATCAAGCAGCATTTGGAAAACGTGCAAACCCAAAAATTGTTTATCACGCCCGCCGCCCAGCCGCGTGTATCCCGTGTGCCACATGATGACAAGGTGTATAACATCATCGTGCGCTTTGCCTCGCCCGTAGCCAAACGCTTGGAAATCCAACAGGCGGTTTTGGACGAATTCTTACGCACGCAATGCCAATTAATCAATAAATTAAAATAGTCCAGTTTATATATACTATCAAATCACTTACAATACCCAAATTTATAATCAACAATAAGGAAAACTCATGTTGCCCGAATCAGCCCTTGCCGAAATGTACCCTGTAATCATGACCCCCAGCCATGACGGCAAATATTTCCACAACTACACCCTCTCACTTCTGAACATCGTCCACACCAATGCCGCACACGGCCTACCGCTTCAAGTGATGATGCAGCGCGGCGAAAGCCTGATTACGCGCGCGCGCAACAACTGCGTGGCCACATTCTTAGAAAACAAAGAATGGACGCATTTATTTTGGATTGACTCCGACATCGGCTTCTCTCCCGATTCATTCTACCGTCTGCTTTTGGCCGACAAAGACGTTGTGGCAGGCATTTACCCGCTCAAACGCGACAACTGGCCTGAAGAAGGTGTTCCGGCCGGCACGACTCAAGCCGACTTCGAGCGCATGTACACTTCTTATACCGTCAACACCAGCGAAAAAAATGAAAACGGTGAAATCGTACTGAAAGTCGATGAAGACGGTTTTATGAAAGTCCATGACGCGCCAACCGGCTTTATGGTTATCAAGCGCAGCGTATTTGAAAAAATGATGGCAGCCTACCCCGAGTTGAACTACATCTCCGACAGTGACTACAACAGA includes these proteins:
- a CDS encoding restriction endonuclease, with translation MGKQARLYMVRSTQGALYDVFFERGVAALAWPMLAEAAAKGFGREKLTDIYRSAVPDVKLRTAQSGAAQMWRFSNELADGDAVLTYSPALRRYRIGRITGGAVHCPQWDDEKMSLVRPVEWLGEVCRDDLSVAAQRALGSVATLFAVSEVCAAEIFERVGFQTA
- a CDS encoding mechanosensitive ion channel family protein gives rise to the protein MWNTIQEWLNALPVSEEIIKSALMSMVMIVAVIAGRSILLSAHFRSHPDLSIENKRRSLVVSRNITMLLLLFGLAMIWAAQIQTLALSMFAVAAAIVVATKELIMCLSGSILRSVTKQYSIGDYIEINGLRGRVVDINMLNTLMMQIGPNPLIGQLSGKTLSFPNSLLLSHTVRRDNILGDYVIHTVEIPVPIHLDSDEIIGRLKDVLEPLCEPYVPAIKQHLENVQTQKLFITPAAQPRVSRVPHDDKVYNIIVRFASPVAKRLEIQQAVLDEFLRTQCQLINKLK